The following DNA comes from Nicotiana tabacum cultivar K326 unplaced genomic scaffold, ASM71507v2 Un00001, whole genome shotgun sequence.
aagtaattgggagtcaaataTGATCTGAATATATACTTACCTAATGATACTGACTCAAAtctttcaatatagtaagtaaaataaatatccgaccctataaggctctatacgtgtaactgctcggccgtagtaggctcgctcataggcgctcgaccatactaggctctgtatctcggacatcctgggctcgctcataggcgctcgtacatagtaggcttggtatataacttaccatctgatcagaggttgcccaataggagcctgcccactgattatagctcgatggtggtgaaaatactgtaatactgtatatatatagaccctctgctctcttgactggaagaaggaaacactcaattgaatataaagtcccgataagggagaatactgtaacttatgagaccaggataatatatataaattcgggagtatgaacttctctttatgcctcgttatcaaaagcatgtagttacgagatcatgccaaaatgaaggaagggctttgccttaacataccttatcacaatctttccaatcaccaagttgaactcgcctcttcgcaccttaatctacaacaacgataataacacTATCATTatgttacgaaaggtacaactatcgtacaacgaacgacaagcttatttattattaaaacgtgcagcatctcccctataatccttacttcctccaaattcaagataacaccaacaacacaagaactcaacaataacaacatatatacattattttctaaccttatatacaccacaaaatactacaaaacatcccaacacaccccaataTCTTCATACGCAaaatgaccaccgtagtagtgtcaaacaacccgaaaatgttacgatgaatgaccagcccaccaccctgcatttatctggtgtttctccacacccttcctcctccaaaactccagaaaatagtagtaaaacacacaTCCCAACAgaaacacaaaatagtccacaacaCAGTCCGCTATAAGTGAATAACTTgtactcacggcttccgatcaccgtcccgtgagttcttacaaatatagaacgacttaccatgaatttacagtaGAAATAATGGATTAAATATAGTAGTAAACTTaacttatttgttggataactcagctcctatcttggttcttcaaactgtaggttttacctccaattagaacttaaaagagagagaaaatcaattaagggtttgtgggcaatttttgggaggatgTTTGCAGAGATTATGTATGGTTATTATGATTTATTATCATACTAATATACGAAGGAGATAGGCCTTTAAAAATTCcactttggacgacccgaactaGCCCATTTTTGGATTCAcattaagcaagtaggtgacagtctgcgcagtctcgcaaaaatgctcatatctctctactctaatATCGTATTGAccaacggtttaatgtgttagaaaataGAAATAGATCTTccattttatgggtggaacaccccataactctaagtatattgggagaaaattgcagttacatttgacccaaagttttagTAAAAcgtatgaacgtaacttgtgatgacttttatcgacttttgttccacaactcgcttggcttcaaaacaaaacatacgactatcatacgactaacataactcataacataacctacttatcatgttaagcaccctagtatcaccccaaaagtacatgttataacattcctaacttgtcgactttcgacgaaacattattttcttcaattcctttagcttttgAACCTTTCAACACTCTTTGTACTTGCTGTTCATGATCTCCAATAGtggtaacctccaaggtaacatgattaacgtactttatatgttttcaaatatgatctcatttttggtcctacattagtttgcttacgacgcacttttacgtacgaaaatatagggtgtaacatcgttccccccttgggaacattcgttctctaatgtttactcttagagactttggaaaatgtttgccagagtctcctccgtacactagactaaaaccaacctgcacgcagccagaaaatatactatgcatgccacacatggccaatgtctataaatagcaaTACTTTGCCTCACACAACTTtaaatcataaatactgaaagttaagaaataagagcttacctgatgacctactagcctgaatagagctgtgttgtagcatcccataTCGAgacatatcttcagtttgaaataggtgggggtatttagacttcatttcttcctccgcttcccacgtcacctcttccacattcttgcttctccataaaaccttcacggaggctacctccttattttgtagcttgcggatttatcggtctaggatggcaactggaatttcctcgtatgacaagtcctccataatctgtacatcatccgtgggcaccactcttgtaggattgccaatgcacttctgtagcatagatacgtgaaaaatttGATGGACTGACTCAAATTCTGAGGGAAATTCTAACTTATAAgatacttggcccactctccgaatgatcctataaaggcccaatataccgtgggctaagctttcctttcttgccaaacctcatcacgcccttcataagtgatacctttaagaataacaatcattaaccccgaactttaagtctcatcgccgcacgtcagaatatgacttctgacgactctgagctattAACTGTctctcccggataagctttactttctcaatggcctgttgaaccaggtctatcccatgtaacccagattctcctacatcaaaccaccctataggagatctgcacttacgcccatacaaagcctcgtatggagccatctggatactggagtagtaactgttattatatgcaaactcgacaagaggtagatgtttatcccaacttcttttaaaatccaacacacatgctcgtaacatatcctcaagcgtatgaattgtgcgctcggcttgtccatcagtctgtggataaAAAGCTgtactgagattcacctgagtccctagacctctctgaaatgacctccaaaaatatgctgtaaactgggccccacggttagatataatagatactggtactccgtgtagccgcactatctccttagtatataactttgcataatcttctgctgtatatgtagatctgaccggtaggaaatgagcttatttcatgagcctatcgactatcacccatatagaatcgaacttatgatAAGAACAAGGTAAACCCGtgacaaagtccatgtttatcgcctcccatttccacgtcGGGATATCTATAgactgcattagccctccaggcttctgatGCTCTACCTTCACCTactggcaactaggacactgggcgacaaactcagcaatgttcttcttcataccattccaccagtacacatccttaatgtcatgatacatctttgtcgacccaggatgaatggagtaccacgaataatgtgcctctgacataatcctgtctcgtagcatTGCTACATCTGGAACATACAGATGACCCCTGTAtttgagaaccccatctcccttgagctatAACAATGACTTCTTCTGCTgcagaactcgctctctcaacttgaCTAACTCTGGGTCTttgtactgcctttccttgacttcagctatgagagatgattttgcagtgttttggagtacaactccaccatcatcAGAATCTACTAACCAAATCCCCAAACAAgctaattgatgaatctctctagttaattgtcttttatcggcctctacatgtgctaagctacccatagatcgacgacttaaggcatctgctacaacattagctttccctggatggtagagaatgttaacatcgtaatctttcaataactcaagccatcaccTCTTTCGCAAATTCaaatctttttgcttgaagatatattgcaggcttttatgatcagtaaatacatcaagaTGAAAactatataaataatgccgccatatcttaagtgcatggacaaccgcagctaactcgaggtcgtgggttggataattccTCTTGTGCTTCCTTAACTACCTTGAAGCATacacaattaccttcccatgttgcatcaggacacgcCCTAACCTGACACGTGAGGTATCACAATACACGCCATAACCatctggaccctctggaagtgttagaattggcattgaggtcaacctgttcttaagctcttggaaactccgctcgcaagccttcgtccactgaaacttagtttctttctacgtcaacttcgtcaatggtgccaaaagggaagaaaaaccctctacgaacctccggtagtatcctgctaagcctagaaatatacaaacctctgtcggagtggttggtctaggccaagatttcacggcctcaatctcctgagtgtctacctttataccttcatcggatacaatatgccccaagaatgctacatacttcaaccagaactcacatttagaataCTTAATATATAACTTAAGATCACAGAGGGTTTATAGTACCACTAACAGGTGGtacgcatgctcatcctctgaacttgaataaaccagaatatcatcaataaatgctatcacgaacagatctaaaaatggtcggaataggctattcatcaagttcATAAATACGacaggtgcattcgtcaacccgaaagacatgacaaggaactcgaagtggccatatcgggtcctgaaggctgtcttcagaatatctttctcccgaactctgacctggtggtatctccgacctcaaatctatctttgaaaagaatctagccccttgtaactgatcaaacaggtcatcgatccttggaagttgatacttattcttaatagttaccttgtttaactgcctataattgatacacatcctcagcgagccgtctttcttcagcacaaatagtaccggtgcaccccaaggtgaggtactgggcctgatgaaacctttctccagcaaatcttttaactgctccttcaactccttcaattcggtaggtgccattctataaggagggatggatattagttaagttcctggaagcaaatcgatgctaaaatcaatctctcgctctggaggaatacctggaagctcatatggaaacacatctgcatactctttgactacgggaatagactgaagtgtaggtatctcaacatctgcatctctaactcgcataatatgataaatgcacccttttgcgatcattttcctcgccttcaaaTAGAAAATAAACCTACCTTTGGGTGTCgatgtattacctacccattcaaggactggctcacccgaaaaataaaatttggctgcctttgctcggcaatcaactgtggcatagcaagctgccaaccagtccatgcccatgatagcatcaaaatccatcatctctagaaCAACTAGGTCGGTTGAGGTATGACGACTACAAActatcaccgtacaacctcggtaaacccgtctagaaATAATCGGTTCTCCCGACCAGTGTAGATACCACAAAAGGACCACTTAGTATTTCaagcactataccaaacttccccgcgacaagtggggtaatatacgataaagtagatcctgggtctatcaaggcataagcatcgcgagagcaaatggtcaatatacctgtcataatgtctggtgaagactcctgatcctgtcgacccgttaaagcatagatacggttctgattaccacgtAAActagaacctctacctctacctctgcctcgacctctaccagccgaagactgagactcgtgcCCTAAATAATGCACaaacatagatgatcctgttgctgaactcgttGGTTGTGCCGTACCTCCAAAATCTCTCGCATCATATGAtctggacgcccacatgtataacaagcatcagaaccttctcggcattggcccaagtgtcctctaccacagatgtcacaccacgtcgtaaatgaccatgtctgccttgaacctcgttgtcgctgccaACCCgtcgcccgtgagctctcacctggacctgactgagtatagcggtcatacctatCGGGTCATCTtagctctcttgactggaaaaaggCAATACTCAATTGGATataaagtctcgataaggaagaatactgtaacttatgagacgagGGTAATGTATATAATtttgggagtatgaacttctctttatgccttgttatcaaacacatgtagttacgagatcatgccaaaatgaaataagggcttagccttaacataccttatcacaatctttccaatcaccaagttgaacttgcCTCTGCGAACCTTAATCTataacaacgataataatactatcattaagttatgaaaggtacaactatcgcacaaagaacgacaagcttatttagTATTAAAATGGGAAACATCtgccctataatccttacttcctccaaattcaagataacaccaacaacacaagaactcaacaataacaatatatatacattattttccaaccttatatataccacaaaatactacagaacagcccaacacaccccaatctcttcatacaaaaaatgaccaccgtagtagtgtcaaacagtctgaaaatgttacgacgaacgaccagcccaccaccctgcatttatgtggtatttctccacacccttcctcctacgaaactccacaaaatagtagtaaaacacgcagcccaacaacaacacaaaacaatccATAAAACAGTCCTCTACAAGttaataactcaaactcacggtttccgatcaccgtcccgtgagttcttacaaatatagaacgacttaccatgattttacagcagaaaaaaatggatgaaagagagcagtaaacataccttattttttggataactcagacctatcttggttcttcaaactctaggttttacctccaattagaacttgaaaaggagagaacatcaattagggtttgtgggcaaTATTTGGGAGGATATTTTCAGAGCTAATGTCTGGTTATTATGAATTATTatcagtctaatatatgaaggagATAGGCCTTTAAAATatcctctttggacgacccgaactggcctATTTTTGGattctcatttaagcaagtaggtgacaatcagcgcagtctcgcaaaaatggccatatctctctactccgatattgtattgacaaacggtttaatgagttagaaaatagactcatagatattcaatttgatgggTTAAACAACccataattctaagtatattgggagaaaattgcagttacatttgacccaaagtttcagtaaaacttatgaacgtaacttatgatgactttcatcgacttttgttccacaactcttttgacttcaaaacaaaacataagactatcatatgactaacataactcataacataacctactTATCATGTTATGCACCCTAGTATCtacccaaaagtacatgttataacattcccaacttgtcaaatttcgacgaaacattattttcttcaatttctttagcttctgaaccttccaaccctctttttacttgttgttcatgatctccAATAGTTGTTacctccgaggtaacatgattaacttactttatatattttcaaatatgatatcatttttggtccTATATTGGTTTTCTCACGACGCACTTTTACGTACggaaatatagggtgtaacaggtATAATGATATAAACAAAATGAGGACTGGAagttaaacaaataaagaagagaaaCTTAGCAAGAAATAAAAGGAGGGAAAGAaccgaaaaagaagaaaaaaaggtgaGGCCCTATGGCTCAACTGAAAATAAAAAAGTCttaataagtaaaaaaaattaaaaatcaaaggaGCTGCTCCAACAGGGAATTGAAATTGCATACATGAGGCCAAGAAAGCCTTCAAAGGGAAGGCTGAACCAATGAACCAATGGCACCGACTTTCACTTTGTAACTTCTGGGTGCCACTCTATCCTTTTATACGTTTCTTTACAGAGATATTATGTGCATAGTAAGAATTTTAGCGAAGCGAGCAGGTAACGTGGTACCCCTACCCCATAAGGTAGATCCGCCTTAGAACATTGCACTACATCAACGAATTCATTAAAATCATACATTGATCATCACAAGAGCTCAGTTTCATTCCATAGCATAGAGTTGAAAGTCCAGTCATTTCTAGCCTTCCAAATCATCCACAAAATGGATACAGAAAGTTCTAACAATCTGTTAGATTCAGGGTATTCATTGCACATTTCGTTCATATCTTAGTACCATTTTTTTCCAAGTTTAACACTATTCATATTGATTGATAGCTCACaaacaaaactaaaattttaatgcCTAGGTACCTTGAGAACGTTTTCTTTTGGAACTGCAGGAAAACCCGCAACTGCTACAGCCTCTGCCACAACCTTTGCCCTTCGGGTGAGCACTCTGTGCATGCTGGCTAAACCCTCAAATGTGTAATAGCCTGCAAACCACACAGGGGATGTAAACTGCACTAGGTATACAGGCTCAACCCAAAAAGCATTGAGGGGGATCGATCCCAGGTCATCTGTATAGATGACCGCCCTCCAAACCAACTGGGCCATCCCCGAAGGGACATCTTGAGAAGTTTATCACTAGACATAGAATAGTAAATGAAAATATGAGTGTTTTAGAATTTTTAATGAATAAAAAATGGATAGGTTGGGTCAGGTATTAAATCGATTTAGGGTTGAGTAGGGTTCTAAATTGGTCCAAGTTTTTAATTACGTATTTTACTCCCCTTTTCCAATTTATGTGATGGTATTTAACTAAGCACCAAGTTAAGAATGAAATTAAAACTTTCAAAACTTGTGGGCCAAAGTGAGCCATAAATATTATTCTTTTTGCAActgaataaaaagaaaagaatatcaCATAAATCGAAAAGATGACCATTGAAGCTAATTAGGTAAAGTAAAGTGACTTTTGTAAGACCCCCAAAACAAAATCATTGATGCTTAATCGGGTAAAATTAAAgtgatttttggaaaaaaaaaatagatagatGACTTTGATAGCCAATTACCTAAAATTAAGTAATCATCTGAATAATCAAATCTAAATGTTTATGAAGGGGAAAAACACCCTAGATGAGATTCTCCTTCGTAAGATGCAATTCGTAGCGATTGCCAAGCTTTTACAGACTTTGAGTATTATATActccaaataaataaggaatattaTCACTTGTAGCATGCaccagaaattatttatatttgatagccgaaaaagtatataaattttatataatttgtGTATATAACATATAGAATGTATATAGATATTGGGGTTCTTTTCTAGATGAACATGTTATATATAACTGAGGGATTTGCAgtcgtaccctatatttgtgccaccttttaacctgtaccctatttttaaaaattataaatttggtAGTCAGCTCACAAAACatccgtaataatatgacaaaagatataaaacctGCATCACACATTAAGCCTCGAAAACCGTCTGCTTTATCCAGTCTTGAGGTACCTGAGCTTGAGGATTCTctaattatctcaagtggcgactctaaattaaataaataatcctgaaAAAACTCCCTATTTCTCTCGggaaaaaggagatgtgacagaTGAATCAGGCCAGAAGCAGGTGCACATAGTTGACACGACTAATGGGAGAttatgtacaccatgcattaaccaaccatatATGTGTTCGTGGAGTGGTGAAAGTGACAACCAGAACTATCAAGAGAACATGAACTATGTGGGCAACTATGGAGGACATAGacaaggtggtcagaattgggggcaACAAAATCAGCAGTATAGACCAACACAACAACAGTCCAATAATACCAACAATCCTAGAGCTATGCGACCACAGGGTCAAGTAGTACCAAAGGCAACAAGGATACAACCAGCAAAATCAGCAACTAacttatcaacaacctcaacaaaAGCAAATAGTGAGGTAGGATGATGGGTTATCTGAAATTAAAAGGAATGTTGCAACAACTCATTAGGGCCAGCGGGAAAATGGAATAAAAGGTCCACCAAATGCAAGAAAAGTTAGTGTCACACGACTCGGATATCAAGGGCATTGAGATTCAACTAGGGCAATTATCCATGGCCCTTAACAATCGTCCTCAAGGTAAGTTACCTGTGGACACACATGTCAATCCAAAAGAATAGGGCCCGAAGCCCCTTATGGAGGTGAGCTTGAGAAATCGTAGAGATCTTGATTCAGAGCAAGAAATTGCTCGTGAGAGTCGGCCAACTGAAACACTTGTGTCAGTGCCAATTGAGTTAGATGAGTCAACCGGGCTAACAGAAGTAAGAGTTCAACCAACCCATGAGAAAATGAACAAGGAAAAGAGGTTGCGAAGGAGACTGAGAAAATGCAAGAAAAGGTTTTATAAAAAGTGCCTGAGCAGGATCTAACTCAAGCCACAGAAAAGAAGCGATCTCCAGCACCCTTTCCACAGAGGTTGGCCAAATATCAGAAGGATGAatagtacaaaagattcatggaaatgctgaagcaaattcaGGTAAACATTTCTCTAATTAATGCTTTGAGGAagatgcccggttatgcaaaaatgatgaaggacttgatgtctcaTAAGTTCGACTTCCAAGACTTGGCAACTATCACATTGACACAGACTTGTAGTGTTGTTGTGTCAAGACCTATAGCTCAGAAGTTATCCGACCCTAGAATCTTCACAATTTCATGCACCATAGGTAGCTATGCATTTGCCaaagcattgtgtgatttgggagaaAGTATAAATCTGATGTTGTTGTCTATCTATAAAAGGTTAGACATTGGAAGAGCAAGGCCCACATCCATGTTACAGCAACTAGCTGACCGAACGGTGAAAAGACCATCAGGTATACTTGACAATGTATTTGTGCAAGTTGGAAAATTCGTGTTTCCAGCAGATTGTTTCATTATGGACTGCAAGGTTGAtgaggagattcccataattttgtgaAGGCCGTTCTTGGCCACAGGGAGAGCTCCGATTGATTGTGAAATGGGGGAGTTAAAGATGTAGCTAAATAATGAAGAAATAATATTTAATGTGCAAAGGTCTATGCGGCGACCTAGTGAGTTTGCAAATT
Coding sequences within:
- the LOC142178812 gene encoding uncharacterized protein LOC142178812, producing the protein MEMLKQIQVNISLINALRKMPGYAKMMKDLMSHKFDFQDLATITLTQTCSVVVSRPIAQKLSDPRIFTISCTIGSYAFAKALCDLGESINLMLLSIYKRLDIGRARPTSMLQQLADRTVKRPSGILDNVFVQVGKFVFPADCFIMDCKVDEEIPIIL